The genomic window GATATGCACtcacaatttttatttggttgaaaaaacagtatttttccaaaaattaaaaaaaaaaaaaaaaaaaaaaactaaatataACATGAAAACTGTAAAacattaatgaaaattataattgtacTACAATTTAAATGACTCAATAGTCATTCGACGTGATttcaaaaggaaaatgaaagcAATGTAGAAACGTTACTTTAGCTAATCCTATCTATtgtcaaaaataaaagaatattgttaaataaatattccaaGACCGACCATTTATACTGACAAGATTAACAGAAATTATgcgatttataaaatatatctataGTTTCCATTTTTAACTCGTCGAACTCTGCAAATAACAATTGTAACGTTCGTTACAGTCAAGTTGCGAAAAACAACTCAGGCGATAAGTTTTCCTCATTTATGGTTGGATAACAGAAGGTACACTTATAGTGcaggattttcaaatttgggcCCTTTGGTTACCAGAATATCAGCATACGATGATTCCTGGTTTAGTTCCagcacttgaaatttttttagaactAGTAATGTGTAGAATTTCTGAGCAGCctgtaaagaaaaacaaaaatataaagaaagaGACAAATTAGCGACacaattacaaaatttgaGTAAAGCAAAGACactaataaatttttaccgtttatacatactatatatatacgtatgtataaacagtaaagatttattattatatatacacatgtataatatatatatattacacgacgcgacgaatttcaaatatatatatatatatacatatatattacagTACTAGATCGGTGATCAATAGTCATAGAATAAGTGGAACCCAAGTTATTTGCAGACAATCAAGTAGTCATCTAAACCCggttacaatattatattcaaAGACAACGAGGCTGCAATTACACGTTCTGAAATCATCAACATTCTGCGATGatttataaagtaaataacaattaatgTCTTAATCCATACCTGTTTACGATTGTTTCTATATGCCATCTCAGAAAGTGTCAGACTGTCTTTGGTCTCTAGTTTGCTCTTAATTACGTGGTACATGTGACCAGCTCTCTTGTTCAATACTCGTTCTTCGAACTGTTCATAAGTCTCATCAACTTGCTGCTCCTCTAGCTGTATTATAACAACAACATCAATTAACAACAAGGCAATCACAAGACAGTCATAAAAAGATGATGTCTTCAGTTGACATAAACTAAGGAATAAGAGAATGTCGAAGAATATGACTATTTCACATACTGGACCAACAGATGGGGGAAATTCATAATCTTCATGATTCCAAGGAGTAGCTGGACCTCTTTCTGATATCGCGCCAGGCGTGTGAGCCAGTGGTTGGTGGTCGTCATACCCCAAAAACGGTACTTGCGTCTGAGCCTGGAGGAAAGAAAACAACATTCGCGGATGACCAGAGGAAGAAAGAATTCATTAAtaatgtaaggaaaaaaaaatagaaatggaatttgTTACACATTTGTAGCTGCCAGTTAACCATAACTTGACAATCTAATAACAATTCGACAATTAAATGTAACATCAGCCATAACTCACCTGGTCATACCCCATATTCTCCATTTGAGGAAGCTCTGAAGGCTGTAGACTTACATCTTCAGGCTGAACTGGTAGCACTTGTGGTTGCTGCTGCTCATCTGTACCTAATAACGAGCTGACTTCGGCTGGAGGAATCTGAGGCATCTCGACATTATTGAGAGATGGGGTTTCAGGAGGTAGAGACATTGCCTCAATAGATTCCACTGATGGAAGGATGGCACTAATGTCAGCAACTGATGTTTCAGGTGGTAAAGATACTTCTGGAGGTATCGGTGACCTTGGAGGAGGGAGAGGAGTCGGTGGTACTATGCTTGGGATTTCCATCATTTCGCTAGCAACAGACGTCTGGGAAACTTCTGACTCTGTTTGTTGCTGAGTGGAAGGCTGTTTGAGCTGTAAAAGCATTATTGTTAATGGCAAATCAAGAAAGTCAAATGCAAGTATCGATCACAATCACTTTTTTATACTGACCTCCTCATCCGATGGTGCCTTTCGCTTTCGACTCATACGTTTACCAAGCATACTCTGTTCGAAGTTTGTTACATCCATGTCTGCAGCATCTCTTACTTGTTCTAACTGCATACCATCTTCATCCACCCCGATTCTAGCAAAATCTTCATGGTCATATGATTTGCTGGTTAAATGCCGTTGGTAATTCTgtagaatttaaaattatatctcaactattatacatatccaatttttctgaaataataGGGTTGGGACTAATTTTTGCGTatccaaattttttggaacatgTTACTTTTACCGGATAAAATTTAAACTGCCAAATTACAACAACTAAGAATAGATTTCAACTTATTGGAGAAATTTTCTCAGATAGTAGTAATACAATATTAACACATGGTATTCATGATATTTGCTGATAAATTTTAATGTTAAATGAAGTACCAAAAAAAGTTCTACCTTAAATAAGACACGTGCGGGTATAGGTCTGCCTGGTAGAGCGAATAGTTTTTCAACACCACCAGTTTCTTTCCAATGCATTAAGCGTTTTGTGGGAGGAGCCAAGTCCAAAGTTGTGATAATATCGCTAGTGTCTGATAATTGAGCTTTCATTTCTTCTCCTGAGATGTTTTTCACTTCATCAACAATTAATTTACGCTTACGTTTAGCCTTAGTGAATCCTGAAAGTCGAAAAAGTACCTTTCAACACATTTCGAAATTGGACATAAGGGTAGATTTATTAACCAATAATAGGAAAACCGTGCCTTCTAATCTTTTAATTCGTAGTCTGT from Neodiprion lecontei isolate iyNeoLeco1 chromosome 1, iyNeoLeco1.1, whole genome shotgun sequence includes these protein-coding regions:
- the LOC107226357 gene encoding double-strand-break repair protein rad21 homolog; its protein translation is MFYAHFVLAKKGPLARIWLAAHWDKKLTKAHVFETNIEKSVDGILQPKVKMALRTSGHLLLGVVRIYSRKAKYLLADCNEAFVKIKMAFRPGMVDLPEEHREAAVNAITLPEVFHDFDTAMPELKDVDIEAQFSLNQSRAEEITMREDYGSLSLVTHDQGFGDMSFDAEPPELLRHATTMEPSLDQSHMLFSDGPGMETALEPKDKEPVAGTSAAAQAMDIDTPIRDDGFGGHLGQDIISGGLFEGGLFDEAPMGEVAVPEVSAMGDQQDVAAAVGPPPPTNEDSDEDMGDHFGGPPSPMGGGMSSTDGSRPATPVAMGDDAGGRVSVASRRFTPAPPTVLEEHPVDAIEEAQPQQEQTTLLHDEEESFALAPVDASALKGFTKAKRKRKLIVDEVKNISGEEMKAQLSDTSDIITTLDLAPPTKRLMHWKETGGVEKLFALPGRPIPARVLFKNYQRHLTSKSYDHEDFARIGVDEDGMQLEQVRDAADMDVTNFEQSMLGKRMSRKRKAPSDEELKQPSTQQQTESEVSQTSVASEMMEIPSIVPPTPLPPPRSPIPPEVSLPPETSVADISAILPSVESIEAMSLPPETPSLNNVEMPQIPPAEVSSLLGTDEQQQPQVLPVQPEDVSLQPSELPQMENMGYDQAQTQVPFLGYDDHQPLAHTPGAISERGPATPWNHEDYEFPPSVGPLEEQQVDETYEQFEERVLNKRAGHMYHVIKSKLETKDSLTLSEMAYRNNRKQAAQKFYTLLVLKKFQVLELNQESSYADILVTKGPKFENPAL